Part of the Notamacropus eugenii isolate mMacEug1 chromosome 5, mMacEug1.pri_v2, whole genome shotgun sequence genome is shown below.
tttatagcaccactcTTGATGGCAGCAAAGAACTatcactgccttgtcatggtGGAGGGGCTTGCATAGCTCAATGAGGCCATGAGTCATGCTGAGTAGTGTTACCCAAGATGGACAGATCAGAGTagagttctgacaaaagatgatgatccactggagaaggaaatagaaaaccacttcagtatctttgccaagaaaatcccatagacATTATTGGGCCTGGTGAGTTATGATCCATTGGGTCACAAAGACTTAAATGAAgaacaacaagaacaagaaaaaaactgGATGCCCATCGGTTGAGAAGTGGCATAAAAACCCCAACAATGATGACATATGAATGTCGTGGAATAATACTGTGCAATTTCACAAAGATAAGTAAatctgagaaatgagaaaatctgtacgaactgatgcagaataaacaAAATAACCAGCACTAAAAGAACAATGTGCACATTGACTACACCAGTGTAGCTGAAAATGTCACCAAAAGGAAGCTGTCAAGTAACTGAAAAACCGGTGAAGGTCCAGGAGCATCTCCTTCCTTATGACAGAGAAGCAATGGTTATTATGAGGGAAAGTTATATACATTGGCAGATAATAGTCTCTATATGGCACAAAACACACTTTAGCCTGGAGAGGAGAGgtggtcttttttcctttcccagaaATGACTTACAACGTAAAGACAAAATGCTTCactaacatatttttaaaaaattaattttgtaagTACGTGATTGGGTGTTGGTATGTGGCTATatagcagttcatctgaaaaatatataGGAGTTTTTGGTGGACTATAAGTTTAATTTGAGGTAGACATGCCAGCAATGACAGTAAATTAGAGGTGGTCTCCCTTTTATGGCTCAAATCCTCGAGAAGGCTATCTACAGTTGATACCTCCACTTCTATTTCTTTCACTCTTTAATGTTGAAACCCTAATTTCTTCTAATCATTCAACtgtgaaactgctctcttcaaaggtaccaatgatctcttaattaccaaatctaatagccttttctcagtcttcatccttgaCCTCTGTGCAGCTTTTGACCCTAGAATACCCTTCTCTCCTTGATACcctttttctctctaggtttttgtgaacATTGCTCTCTCTTAGTTCTGAATACTGTCCAgcttcctttgctgaatcttatCCAGGTCACTCTCATTAACTAGTGTCAACACAGATAAGTATAAATTATTCCCTTAACATCTCTAATCCTGATCTTTCCTCTGAGTTCTAGCTGGACATTTCCACCTGCCTACTTGACATCTCTACTGGTTGACCCACATGCAACAtcaaattcaatatatccaaaaccaAGTGCATTATTTTCATCTTATATGTTTGTGATTCCTATATATATACTGAACctaattttccttctaatttcatTATTGGTgcttgtgacaaaaaaaaaattgatgttaGTGACTTTTCACTATCCCTCAGTCTATACATCCCAATTAGTCCCCAAATCCTGCCATTTCTAGCTTATTATCTCTCAcatttgtcttcttttctctactcacacagccactaCCTTGATTCAGGTAACAATCACCTCTtttctagattattgcaataacctttgACTTAATTTCCTTGCTTCAAATCTCTCCTGAAAACAATTCATCCTTTATATAgttgctaaaatgattttcctagagAGCAGGTCTGAACATGTTACTGTTTCCCATAACCCTCACCATCTGCTTACTCAATACATTTCAATGGCTTCCTAATGCCTGTAGGATCAATTATAAAATATTctggattttaaaatcctttatgaaTTGGttccaatctttttttaattatacatTACTATTATTCACACACTATCTCATCCAGTCAACGTGACCTTATGCTTTTCTGTACATTTTATATTCCATCTTCATACCTTTGCATACCTTTTGtttggaatgcactcccttctcatttctgacttcttaaaaaaaaatctcagttcaaGAATTACTTTCTTCACAAAGCCTTCCTGGTTCCCTCAGCTGCTAATATCATTCCTACAAAAATACCTTGTATTCATTGtgcgtgcatacacacacatacacaacatcCACTCTACTATCCACTTTCCATAAcataaggtccttgagagtactgactgtttcttttttggccTCATGTCCCCAAGGTGTCTGGCCATAACAgggaattaataaatgcttgctgattgattttttttttttgcaatttccaGTTGGTAATGATTTCCCTCTCAGACCTCACTTCACATAGCATTTTGTTTCTTACCTCTATGATTCACTTATCAGGTAATAATACATGTTATATGTGGCTATATTTGAATCATTTCCATCCTAGTTTGGAAGCTCCATGACTCTAAgtattaaatacataaataaaatactaggcACATAATTAGCACTTCAACCAAATCACATACTGAGAGAAGCAATCTAATTCTTTTAGGGTGATGCTTAATGCACTACTGCCACAAGTGGGGAAATTTCACATACAAAGTAATGTAGAGACattctacttaattttttttttaaagtcagcaGTCTTACCAGCAGCCTTCTCATTTTGTCCAAGGGTACTATGCTCTCCTTTCCATTGAATACCAACTTTTTCTTCAATAGGCTTCAAAGAGTGACTATTTTCTTCATAAAGAGGACTTTGTGCACAAATTGATGAACCATCTTGCTGGACAATCACTTGAGTACCTTTCATACTGTTATTTGCTGATGTTTGGCGTTCAGAGGTGCAATATGAAGGTAAGGATGGCATTGGAGTTACTAACTCAGAGCTATTAGTATTCCAAGGTGAAGGACTACTTTCTTGAGAAATGTGACTAAAAGTGTTCTCTGTTAGAAAAACATGCCTTGAGCCTAGGTTCCTACTATTTATAGTACTGCTTTGAGATTTTGTAGGCATCACTTGTTGACAGTGAGAATCTTTTACAGTTTTACTAATCCTATTATTTGTTACAGGTTTATGAGGAGGATGAGGTGCAATTAATTTGCCCTGAGTTGGTATCGTCTTGTTGGCTTCATTTGTAGCCTGTGGTCTAATGACagtgacttttttgtttttagatgCAATACCTGATTGAACTTTGGAAGCCCTTGATCTTCGAATTATCTTTATTATCCCACTCCGTGAAACAGTCTTCTGAGTTTTAGAATCATTATTTTGAACACGGAATTTACCTTCCTCCTTTTTTGAGGTTATCCAGGCTTGTTTTGCAAAGCTTTTACCTGAAGGTACAAAAGAATGTAAAGGCACATTATCTGTTTCAGACATTTGTGCAGCAGCATTTTTTGTGACAAGAGAGTTATTCTTGGCATTTTCACACTTCATTACTCCCAATATGCCCTTGTGGTTTTCATAACTAGAAGAATTAGAAGAATTATGAACGTTAATATTGCTAGTAGCACTGACTTTGGTTTGCACATAAGTTGGCTGTGATGATTCTTGACATGAACCAAGTCCAGTTTTCAATGAagtttctccatcttctttttctttttggccaaTTTCATCAAACCACCTCAGTTTTTTAATGGTCTTTTGAATTTCTGAtccctttccctttacttttGCCAACTCCACACTATCTCTGATTGCTGCTGCAGTTTGATTTCCCAAGTTGAAGCCTCGATTTATAATTAATGCCTTGAAACAATCATGTTCATATTTAGATTCTTTCTTTAATATACTTTTGAGTAATTTTACTCCATTTCTCTCATGATTATTATGTTTGGATTTTTTTGGCTGTCCAATTAAGTCAGAATTATTAGAAAGTGATGGTGTGGTTCcaactgttttctcatttttatctttcactGACATTTGATCAGGGTTGTTACACATAAAAGCAGCACTAAGTGCATCTGGAAATAAAAAAGGCAATGCCTGATTATTAATCCCAaagtttttcatcttttcatcttttatatCTTTCAAACTGTCTAGCCCATCAGTACACTGTATTGGGTAAATTTCTTCTAAGTGCATattatttttttgcaaaaaaCTAGCTGAATGTATATTACTATAAGTACTTTTATAGTTAGGCCATTGACTAGAAGGTAGTAGTACGGGTGTTGCCACAGGTATATTTGAAGCAGGTACTGAAGTTGCTCTGTTTGGTTGAGTTAATTCAGGATATTTCTCATGTTCTGAAGACTGAACTATTTCTCTTGTAGTGGGAGATGAAGCAGCCCAAGTTTTGCTGAATTTAAATGTTGGGCTCTCAGCAACTAATGGTCTCTCTCTTTTAAGCATTCTAGAAGATAAAGAGTCAACTTTCCATATACTGAAAACTTCTGAAGTCTTTCCAGCCTTTTTATCTTGTGCAAAAGTACATGGGTTCTGTATAATGGCTACTGTATTATCAGAAGCATCTGTACTTCTTTCGCCAATCCTGTTAAGAGCAAATGATCTTAGTTTTGGATTGTTAAAATGGTCATTATGTTTGTTTATAAAGTCTGGAAAAGGAGAGGATGTCTGTGTATTTTGATCATTTATGTTTGTTAGCCAATTATTTATATGTTGAGTtttagagagatgcaattcaCCTGCATCAAAATAAACATGCTTTGTTGGCTGTGGACTCTGTGAATTGTGAGATACAGAGTTCTGCTGGGCTACTGCAGATAGAGCTTTACTAAGTGTTGAATAGATTTCTTCATGGTCTCCAGCTTCAAGACTGTCTATACTTGACAGAGTTTCAGAATTTGTTAGTTGATTAACTTCTTCTTGAAGATcctgaaaaaaagaatgtaaatttatctttaaaatatcttaATTTTTAATGTCAAAATTAATGAAGCTCATCTTCCTGGACACATAGGCGTTTATTAGGGCAGGTTATAAGCTTTATAGGGAAATAATgtcataaaagaaaagagaatgaatttggagtgagaagactTGCATTTTAATCTCAGTTCTGTCCCTATCTGCATGTGACTGGtaaattcatttaacctctgtggatCTCACTCTAAAATCAGGAGTTTGATTAGATGACTGCTAATttctcttcaagctctaaatttgtgattctatgaagTTCCTGACTTAGTAGAACACAGTGGGGAATAGCAGCTAAACACAAACTTACTTAGGATCATTGAGGTTAAAAAGCAAGGAGGTTAGGGCAGAACCAAGACAGCAGAGTAAAGGCAGGTACTTgtctgaactctcccccaaacctctccaaaaacttataaataatgactctaaacaaattctagaatagaagaacccacaaaaaagatggagtgaaataatttttgaggccaagacaacctagaagttGGAAGGGAAGATCTGTTGCATCAGAgggagagaggagcacagtctagTGCAGGGCATGCCAGTGCAGactggccccagcaaaccaggagcaggcctggGGCACCTGAATCAGTGCCAgtagtggtggtttccagatctCTCACAACAGAGATGGTAAAGGGATTGGACAAAAGGAGATTTAAAGGGGTCCCTTTACTGGCACCAGAGGCAAGACTCTGTTGTattgcctatacttggatctgggtcacagtcttgGGTCTTAATGTCAGTGCAAAGAAgagcactagcacagcagagtTTATGGCTACAGTGGAATGGGGACActtgtcacagttccagggcaaaaaagagtgcttgtggtcactcacaaaccagtgcaTAGTACAAGAGAGTTGTAAACATACCTCTTTGAAGCGTGTTTACCTAGATCATACCATTTTGGAAGAATCAAAAACTTACACGTCCTCAGAATTACCTCTGATAAAAGCTGCACAaaaccctgaagcttgagacagtgcccccaccatcctggaagcagagccaCACTTGAGCACAgaattaaaagtaaagaaataggctAGTAAATGAGAAGACAACAGGAAAAAttatgaccatagaaagttactatggtgacaaggaagatcaaaatacacatacagaagaaaagaacaaagtcaaaatacctgcatccaaagcctcaaagaaaaatatgaattggtctcaggccatggaagagagcaaaaagattttgaaaatccagtaagagagatagaagaaaaactgggaagagaaatgacagtgatacaagaaaatcaggaaaaaaagagtcaaaagcttggtaaaggaggcacaaaaaatacacaagaaaataacaacttaaaaaacggaataggccaaatggcaaaagagacacaaaaattcaatgaagaaaagaatatcttaaaaagcagaattggccaaatggaaaaagagggacaaaaattcactgaagagaagaattccttaaaaactagaattggtcAAACAACAAAGGAGTtacaaaagctccctgaagaaaataattccttaaattagaattgggcaagtggaaggtaatgactttatgagacatcaagaaacaatcaaacaaaatcaaaagaacaaaaaaatagaagaaaatgtgaaatatcccattggaaaaaccactgatcttgaaaacagatccaggagagataatttaagaattattggactacctgaaagtcatgatcaaaaaaaagagtctagacatcatctttccagcaattatcaaggaaaactgccctgatattctagaccaaaaaataaaacagaaatggaaagaatccaccaatcacctcctgaaagagatcccaaaatgaaaacgcCAAGGAATAGCCAGATTTTATACCTCCTAgagcaagaagaaaatactgcaaatagccaaaaagaaacaattcaaatatcgtggAGCAACAGTtaggataacaaaagatttagctgcttctacattaaagaatcagagggcttgagATGTTActgaaggtcaaaggagctaggcttacaatcaagaatcacctacccagcaaaactgtgtataatccttcagggaaaaaataaacactcAATGAAGtgcaggactttcaagcattcctgatgtaaagtccagagctgaatagaaaatttgattttgaaatacaagatgaaaaaggcaaacaagaaagagaaatcagaagggattTGATAGTTAAACtacttatattcctacatggaaaaatatttataactcctaaaaactttctcattagggaagttagaaggagtatagagttgaatgtgatggtatgattattaaaaaaattaaattaaggaataagaaagaagaatgcactgggagaaggggaaagagagaggtggAATGCGATAAATTATCTAATGTAAAAAAGGCCTGAAAGAGATTCTTACAGTAgaagggaaaattggggaagcagggagggaagCACATAAACTTTACTCTCCttggaactggctcaaagagggaataatataaacACTGAGTttggtatagaagtctatcttactATACATaagagtaggaagggaaggggagaggaacagACAAGGAAGGGCGTTTGggagaaagaatcagaaacaaaacatttctgaGAATGTACAGGGTAAAAGGAAAGAGTAGGATGAACAAGGGAAaaacaggatgaagggaaatacatagttgatatgcattactgtgaaaaaaattttcacagtgaatttctctgataaagacttcatttcctAAACATATAAAAAACTGACTCAAACTGACAGAAATAAGATTGATAAATGGTTAAGCAATATGGACAGGTAGTtccagacaaagtaatcaaagcaatCTATAGTCATTTAAAATGCTCAAAAATCACtcaatgagagaaatgcaaattaaaacaactaagcTACTATcttacacctgtcagattggctaatatgacagaaaaggaaaatgacaaatgttggagtggatgtgggaaaattaaaacagtaatgtACTACTGGTAAAGGTGTATATTGATTcaatcattctagagagcaaaTTAGAACCATACCCAAAGTactataaaactgcatatttgaccaagcaatatcactattaggtctatatcccaaagagataaaaacaaaaaggaaaaggacctatgtgtacaaaaatatttatagcagttctttcagtggtggcaaagaattgcaaattgatgggaatagctgaacaagttgttgtattgtgatggaatactattgtgctttaagaaatgataagcaagatgctttcagaaaaacatggaaagacttacatgaactgatgtaaggTGAAATGAGCAccaccaggagaacactgtatacagtaacagtaatactgtGTGATGATCTACCTTGAGTaacttagatattctcagcaattcagcaatacaatgatccaagacaattccatagGACTTAGATTGAactgtccatatccagagaaagaactggtagagcctaaaggcagatcaaagatactttttctttattatttttttgattttttttgccagttttctttcacagaatgacttatatgtaaatgtgttttgtatgtctatacatgtataacctatgccaaattgcttgccttctaaaggagggggagaagagggaaataatttggaactgaaaagttgaaaaaaaaaagaatgttaaattgtttttacgtgtaattggggaaaaaaataaaatattaaacaagaaaaaaagcaaggagggaaaggaaaataattctttccctCTGAAGATGATGAATTAAAACTGAATTGAAGGTTTTCATAAGAACTGAATTTTGGCtccataatttatttattctccAAGAAATTTTTGAGGTTTCGACTATGCATTGCCCTCATCAGGAGGCAACAGAGACTGAAGAACTAGATTtggtcaaaaaacaaaaaaggctcAGATCAATGTGATTAATGCTGGTTTTATTAACGTGATCTTGAAGTACTGTCTGAAAAACACTgtgcccagcatatagtaggtgcttaataaatagttgtttatGATTACATATCAAGGCAAATTGGACTATTTTCCACACTTTGAACATGCCTCACATGCTTTCCTATCTTTATGCCTTTGATTACGTTTCTATTAGAATATCCTTCCTGTTCCTCTGTTGACCAAATTCTTATTCATCCTTTAAAGTATTATTAAAATGCTATCTTTTTCACATAATATTTCCAGATCAACCACTTATAAACTACTGTCTCTTGATTTGTACCTCTCTTATGTATTATGTAGCATAGTTATATGTACAAAGGTATGTGTTACATTTTTCACTGTAGGTGGTTTTTCCTCTATCACGCAAGGTCTGCGTGATGTCAGTACTAATGTTTTgcaaattttctatttctcccaGCGCTGAGCATACAGTGCCGAACACAGTAGGTTTTTTAACAGAAGTCTCTTCTTACTGAGGCACTGCTAATTtttgagaaaaaggaataaagcagtctggcagatttttttcaaaatggatTTTCTACTTACTGAGCAAACTGACTCCATATTCTAATGTACTATTTTTATAAAATCTGTAAAGCCTGATACTCGTTTTGGTGATAGATATTTGTCTTCCTTTAGCATTATAACATAGTGCGTATCACAAAGGCAGGGGGTAAAGGGCAGATGAAGCAAGAAGTCTTGACAGTCTCTCTTGACAAAGAGAGACTTTGATTCTGAATTACACTTGTATTCTACTCAGAAGTTTAAATGCTTTCATTTGGGTTGGAGAACAGTAACAGCCAGCTAAGGACATATAGGCAGAGTCAGGGATGTGATTGGAAGGCATGTAAGGGTAGAAAAATATAGCTAAATCTTGATAACATCTATCAAACACAAGTTATCAAAAGATCATACTTTTACAACAGATATCTCCGTATAGGATTCAATGTCATTGGTCCATTAACATAATGAAAATAGTGATGGAAATTTTGACctaatcagagaaagaaaactgaaccAAAGGCTTGAAGGGGCCAGATAGTCTATCTTAATATCTTTAATGGAGGATTGGAACTATAATTTTGAATATCTTCATGCTTGGAATTCATATCTGAAATACTAGCttaaaagttacaaaataaaaaaaaatgggtaCTTTCTCTAGTGTACATGCAAATGTATCTTTAAAGTCTGAAATGAATTgtctgaattgaaatgaaatgcaTTAGATACTTAATCTTATCTATAAGGTTGTCCTTAAAGTTCTGGTGCTAGGATCAATTGCTCATATGCTTACTTTATATCAAAATAATACTGAATAGGAGAACAAAGAATCAGATTTAGGACAAAATGCCTTCAgggaacattttaaaaacaagaaaaagtattTTGGTTTCTTCTCATAAAGTATAATCTGATCTTAGGTTTTCCATTAACCACTTTTTTTCAATGAGTTGTATCTTTAACCTTTATTTGAACTTGACATCATAAGTaagaaagataaatatatttttacttaaaATGACTTTCTGTGATATCCTGTGCTGCTTCAATCTGTGTATTACTATCAATGTTTTGAAATGATTAAGGGTATAATTAGAAATCAAGGAATTTAACTTATAAAAGAATTCTactttctgcttttatttctaaatacatTTTGCTGAAGATCTTTAAAAGATAGACAATTCAAGGTGAGTCTTAGAATACTGATGTTTGTTGATTATAATTGTGATCTCTCCTAATATACAACTGTTGATCCTTAAGAATCCATATAGTTCTGAAATGCTATTTGTCTTAAGTTCAAATTACCATCCATGTTTCTTaaaatttgaagtatttttttggtattttaagCTTGTATTTTGCATTGCAAACAACAAGGTATTAAGCAGGCGTTAAAAGCATGAAGCTTTTGAATTTTTAACAAGCCTCTGTAACCCATCTTGAAACTCTGGAAAATTTTTGGGGATGCATAGAGATTGAAAACAAAACCCTTTCCATGAGTCTAATGTGAAGAATATAGgtaatgagaaagaaagagaatattttaGGCAGATTCAAATAGCAACTGTGAAACAAATGTTCTTgctatgcaaaaacaaaaaacaaaattattctttactttaaaaattgtttattttttaacattaattttttatacTTTGAGAGAATATATTGTCCTTCCTCCTGCCCCTTCTCTGTCCATttagaaggcaagtaatatgatatgCATTATACATAGGAACTCAcacaaaacatgtttccatattatacataatgaaaaaaagtgagaaaaatatttattactttCAACAAAGGATAAAAAACAAATAGTATTGAAAATATGAAGCAAGCCAGTATCTTTAATGAAACttgttcttttatatttgtcTAAAATTTACCACTGTTCTCAGTATGAATTACAATAGTATAAGTACTGATGTAAGTACTGAACATATTAATTTACTTAATATAGCATGAAAGAATGTTAGAAgtgaaagggaccttacagaACATTAGACTAAACTTTACATATGTATGAGAAGAACTGAGGCTTGGATAGGAAAAGTGACTTTAAATAAGACAACTAGGCAGTGTCATGGCCAAAATTGTAACTCTTGAATCCCAacccagtgctttttttttttttttttttttttactgtgccATACTGTATTCAATATTCCTCCATTATTAAAGTAGAATTCCAAATGCTAACAGCTTAAACAAATTACTTTCACAGACACACCCCTTGAATATTTACCTAAGAATTTAAAGGctaaaatatggttctgatattcTGGGTACTTTTTTTAGTCTCACAAGaccatcaagcatttatttattaaagcttttatttttttctctctctatagcTTTTCAATTCTTTAGCAAGATATTACTACTTGTAATCTTTTCTTACCCTTCTAAGTATTTGCAAATGAGCTGATTTGGAAACCAAGTGTCAACCCTATATGCCAAATCACCCTGCTTAGCCTGGAGATCAAGTATTAGCTGTCAAAAGCAGTTTCTGGGTTTTTctactctttttgtagtggccattGTTTTTAAAACAACAGTTTAAATTCTTAGTATCGCCACTTCTTTAAAATATGAAGTCTTtacttttaataatttcttaattttcagCATCAAGAGCTAGAGCTATTGTAATAATATGCAgtttcttctgatttttattcTCGAATCATTTTATGACCTATGGCTCTAGTGGTCAGTTGATAATTTCACTGCACGATTCTGAAATGACTTTTAACCAGTTGTTAGGGTATGCTAACATACAACTTTTTTGCGGGGGGGGGAGGACAGGTA
Proteins encoded:
- the CEP126 gene encoding centrosomal protein of 126 kDa isoform X9, whose translation is MAAAAQSAGLLLLLLPPLPGGVAAAAAAAPTAVAAAADTTSRTAAREPGLARPTLLHPNMKIHLEKNLEEERQKLLQEQRICRSRARKHSIESNRRRKAFEEKRKQEEEKEHQIREQILQQRKQKLEEVTEKFQRAHIPPQRRRTVYQKPVPRLEEALEQIQGFDLKQEPNFYSFNRPTVNWKTIDSAVASTVTRIEPIYQKHLSSRINCDKEIQESNKINWVIGQEDNFQLNLEETQNLLEELHLNNVQDLQEEVNQLTNSETLSSIDSLEAGDHEEIYSTLSKALSAVAQQNSVSHNSQSPQPTKHVYFDAGELHLSKTQHINNWLTNINDQNTQTSSPFPDFINKHNDHFNNPKLRSFALNRIGERSTDASDNTVAIIQNPCTFAQDKKAGKTSEVFSIWKVDSLSSRMLKRERPLVAESPTFKFSKTWAASSPTTREIVQSSEHEKYPELTQPNRATSVPASNIPVATPVLLPSSQWPNYKSTYSNIHSASFLQKNNMHLEEIYPIQCTDGLDSLKDIKDEKMKNFGINNQALPFLFPDALSAAFMCNNPDQMSVKDKNEKTVGTTPSLSNNSDLIGQPKKSKHNNHERNGVKLLKSILKKESKYEHDCFKALIINRGFNLGNQTAAAIRDSVELAKVKGKGSEIQKTIKKLRWFDEIGQKEKEDGETSLKTGLGSCQESSQPTYVQTKVSATSNINVHNSSNSSSYENHKGILGVMKCENAKNNSLVTKNAAAQMSETDNVPLHSFVPSGKSFAKQAWITSKKEEGKFRVQNNDSKTQKTVSRSGIIKIIRRSRASKVQSGIASKNKKVTVIRPQATNEANKTIPTQGKLIAPHPPHKPVTNNRISKTVKDSHCQQVMPTKSQSSTINSRNLGSRHVFLTENTFSHISQESSPSPWNTNSSELVTPMPSLPSYCTSERQTSANNSMKGTQVIVQQDGSSICAQSPLYEENSHSLKPIEEKVGIQWKGEHSTLGQNEKAADSTSAKRKINLASNENKPRTLLEQRRQPSSSIRQKCLERPQNKIQPIQLSSSEPVQSLSGISHSEEDVQEAICKNPSIKSILQIASPLVQPFIHCTSEMVIESMSGPR
- the CEP126 gene encoding centrosomal protein of 126 kDa isoform X1 produces the protein MAAAAQSAGLLLLLLPPLPGGVAAAAAAAPTAVAAAADTTSRTAAREPGLARPTLLHPNMKIHLEKNLEEERQKLLQEQRICRSRARKHSIESNRRRKAFEEKRKQEEEKEHQIREQILQQRKQKLEEVTEKFQRAHIPPQRRRTVYQKPVPRLEEALEQIQGFDLKQEPNFYSFNRPTVNWKTIDSAVASTVTRIEPIYQKHLSSRINCDKEIQESNKINWVIGQEDNFQLNLEETQNLLEELHLNNVQDLQEEVNQLTNSETLSSIDSLEAGDHEEIYSTLSKALSAVAQQNSVSHNSQSPQPTKHVYFDAGELHLSKTQHINNWLTNINDQNTQTSSPFPDFINKHNDHFNNPKLRSFALNRIGERSTDASDNTVAIIQNPCTFAQDKKAGKTSEVFSIWKVDSLSSRMLKRERPLVAESPTFKFSKTWAASSPTTREIVQSSEHEKYPELTQPNRATSVPASNIPVATPVLLPSSQWPNYKSTYSNIHSASFLQKNNMHLEEIYPIQCTDGLDSLKDIKDEKMKNFGINNQALPFLFPDALSAAFMCNNPDQMSVKDKNEKTVGTTPSLSNNSDLIGQPKKSKHNNHERNGVKLLKSILKKESKYEHDCFKALIINRGFNLGNQTAAAIRDSVELAKVKGKGSEIQKTIKKLRWFDEIGQKEKEDGETSLKTGLGSCQESSQPTYVQTKVSATSNINVHNSSNSSSYENHKGILGVMKCENAKNNSLVTKNAAAQMSETDNVPLHSFVPSGKSFAKQAWITSKKEEGKFRVQNNDSKTQKTVSRSGIIKIIRRSRASKVQSGIASKNKKVTVIRPQATNEANKTIPTQGKLIAPHPPHKPVTNNRISKTVKDSHCQQVMPTKSQSSTINSRNLGSRHVFLTENTFSHISQESSPSPWNTNSSELVTPMPSLPSYCTSERQTSANNSMKGTQVIVQQDGSSICAQSPLYEENSHSLKPIEEKVGIQWKGEHSTLGQNEKAADSTSAKRKINLASNENKPRTLLEQRRQPSSSIRQKCLERPQNKIQPIQLSSSEPVQSLSGISHSEEVSESTAQFLMAEKLVKSSVPEDKILAALKPMQPYKPTLPLHKTQRLNIGTLSFEEQKIIESLNHLNQRLHYVQEAICKNPSIKSILQIASPLNSEPWTTSVSIGHNISTEVQSQIQRKY
- the CEP126 gene encoding centrosomal protein of 126 kDa isoform X7; its protein translation is MAAAAQSAGLLLLLLPPLPGGVAAAAAAAPTAVAAAADTTSRTAAREPGLARPTLLHPNMKIHLEKNLEEERQKLLQEQRICRSRARKHSIESNRRRKAFEEKRKQEEEKEHQIREQILQQRKQKLEEVTEKFQRAHIPPQRRRTVYQKPVPRLEEALEQIQGFDLKQEPNFYSFNRPTVNWKTIDSAVASTVTRIEPIYQKHLSSRINCDKEIQESNKINWVIGQEDNFQLNLEETQNLLEELHLNNVQDLQEEVNQLTNSETLSSIDSLEAGDHEEIYSTLSKALSAVAQQNSVSHNSQSPQPTKHVYFDAGELHLSKTQHINNWLTNINDQNTQTSSPFPDFINKHNDHFNNPKLRSFALNRIGERSTDASDNTVAIIQNPCTFAQDKKAGKTSEVFSIWKVDSLSSRMLKRERPLVAESPTFKFSKTWAASSPTTREIVQSSEHEKYPELTQPNRATSVPASNIPVATPVLLPSSQWPNYKSTYSNIHSASFLQKNNMHLEEIYPIQCTDGLDSLKDIKDEKMKNFGINNQALPFLFPDALSAAFMCNNPDQMSVKDKNEKTVGTTPSLSNNSDLIGQPKKSKHNNHERNGVKLLKSILKKESKYEHDCFKALIINRGFNLGNQTAAAIRDSVELAKVKGKGSEIQKTIKKLRWFDEIGQKEKEDGETSLKTGLGSCQESSQPTYVQTKVSATSNINVHNSSNSSSYENHKGILGVMKCENAKNNSLVTKNAAAQMSETDNVPLHSFVPSGKSFAKQAWITSKKEEGKFRVQNNDSKTQKTVSRSGIIKIIRRSRASKVQSGIASKNKKVTVIRPQATNEANKTIPTQGKLIAPHPPHKPVTNNRISKTVKDSHCQQVMPTKSQSSTINSRNLGSRHVFLTENTFSHISQESSPSPWNTNSSELVTPMPSLPSYCTSERQTSANNSMKGTQVIVQQDGSSICAQSPLYEENSHSLKPIEEKVGIQWKGEHSTLGQNEKAADSTSAKRKINLASNENKPRTLLEQRRQPSSSIRQKCLERPQNKIQPIQLSSSEPVQSLSGISHSEEDVQEAICKNPSIKSILQIASPLNSEPWTTSVSIGHNISTEVQSQIQRKY